Proteins encoded together in one Chitinophaga sp. LS1 window:
- the hxlA gene encoding 3-hexulose-6-phosphate synthase: MAKLQVAIDLLTTEEALALAGKVAPYVDIIELGTPLIKNMGVSVITAMKKAHPDKIVFADLKTADAGELEADIAFKAGADLVTVLGVAGNATIAGAVKAAKAHGKGVVVDTIGAPDRVTRAREAAELGATFVELHAGLDEQWTPGYSIQVLIDEASKANTPVSIAGGVNLQNVQAVIKAGAQVAVAGAAIYAAQDPAAAAKALREAIDAVN; the protein is encoded by the coding sequence ATGGCAAAATTACAAGTAGCAATAGATCTGCTCACTACTGAAGAAGCATTGGCACTGGCGGGTAAAGTAGCCCCTTATGTAGATATCATTGAACTGGGTACTCCCCTGATCAAAAATATGGGTGTCAGTGTAATCACTGCAATGAAAAAAGCGCATCCTGATAAAATCGTATTTGCTGACCTGAAGACTGCTGATGCTGGTGAACTGGAAGCAGATATCGCTTTCAAAGCAGGTGCTGACCTGGTAACTGTATTAGGCGTAGCAGGTAATGCGACTATCGCAGGTGCGGTGAAAGCTGCAAAGGCACATGGTAAAGGTGTGGTAGTAGATACTATCGGCGCTCCTGACCGTGTGACAAGAGCTAGAGAAGCAGCTGAACTGGGTGCTACTTTCGTAGAACTGCACGCAGGTCTGGATGAACAATGGACACCAGGATATTCAATTCAGGTTTTGATAGATGAGGCATCAAAAGCTAACACACCGGTATCTATCGCAGGTGGTGTAAACCTCCAGAATGTACAGGCGGTGATTAAAGCAGGTGCACAGGTTGCGGTGGCCGGTGCGGCGATTTATGCTGCTCAGGATCCTGCTGCTGCAGCGAAGGCACTACGTGAGGCGATTGATGCTGTTAATTAA
- a CDS encoding transposase, which yields MSTISVPKAIIPAPIDTHTINLLLKIPADFDPFSNFLSCFLSADTELNAASILRYYRLRFQIEFLIRDAKQHAGLDQFQARSGNKLSFHFNMAFTTVSIVKATFWLRLPINKRGAFSMRNIKLAYYNKFLADRIFTT from the coding sequence ATTTCTACTATCAGTGTACCCAAGGCTATAATTCCGGCACCAATTGACACCCACACCATCAACTTATTACTAAAAATTCCTGCAGATTTTGATCCATTTTCTAATTTTCTATCATGCTTTCTTTCTGCCGATACCGAACTCAATGCAGCTTCCATTCTACGCTACTACCGACTACGCTTTCAGATAGAGTTCCTGATAAGGGATGCTAAACAACATGCGGGACTGGACCAATTTCAGGCAAGAAGTGGAAATAAACTATCATTCCATTTCAATATGGCATTTACAACCGTAAGTATCGTAAAGGCTACTTTCTGGCTAAGGCTCCCAATAAATAAACGAGGCGCCTTCTCAATGAGAAATATCAAGTTGGCCTATTACAATAAGTTTTTAGCGGATCGAATTTTTACAACTTAG
- a CDS encoding RNA polymerase sigma factor, which produces MTNQFLYNEMDENDLFLKVAEGDETAFTIIYQHFMTLLAGAMMRLLQSEKDVEEALQEAFLRIWLNRDSIPDITNPGGWVRKIVINECYRLLRKRKLRDRLQEDLFSLADDDSYDHAIQQVAFNETKRIIQDAVAEMSPRQATIYNLSRIQGKTTREIAATLHLSNDYVKKTLATALEKVRKKLIAAGKLLPSILL; this is translated from the coding sequence ATGACCAATCAGTTTCTATACAATGAAATGGACGAGAATGACCTTTTTCTAAAAGTAGCAGAAGGCGACGAAACAGCATTTACGATTATCTACCAGCATTTCATGACCTTACTGGCCGGCGCTATGATGCGCCTCCTCCAATCTGAAAAAGACGTGGAAGAAGCCCTCCAGGAAGCATTCCTGCGAATCTGGCTCAACAGGGACAGCATCCCTGACATCACCAACCCAGGAGGTTGGGTAAGGAAAATAGTGATCAATGAATGTTACCGTCTGCTCAGAAAAAGAAAACTGCGTGATCGCCTGCAGGAAGATTTATTCTCCCTCGCAGACGATGACAGCTATGATCATGCCATCCAACAAGTCGCCTTCAACGAAACTAAACGCATCATTCAGGACGCCGTGGCCGAAATGTCGCCCCGCCAGGCTACTATTTATAACCTGAGCCGCATACAAGGTAAAACCACCAGAGAAATCGCAGCAACACTGCATCTGAGCAACGACTACGTGAAGAAAACCCTCGCCACCGCACTTGAAAAAGTAAGAAAAAAACTTATCGCCGCCGGAAAACTCCTCCCTTCTATATTATTATAG
- a CDS encoding FecR family protein, with the protein MDHQRLADLLKAYADNSITLEETDELLTWLETHPNHPMAEEVGEEFLLANQHVTTNLEPYQHIASKILATDRPVIRKVFPIKRILSYAAAIALLMGVLLYNLLKENHQPVIIAKTITPAINGAILTRGDGRQINLDTLQSTNLGKEEGTAIKLHKGLLAYEGSNNSGNMVYNTIHTPNGRTFHVLLQDGTGVWLNAGSSITYPVAFNGKTREVSITGEVYFEVANAVNQPFKVNIDDRAWVQVLGTAFNINAYKDEPYIATTLIQGAVKAGYRQQEAILHPGQQALVNADGAMQLKEIAPTAITAWRNGLFHFDNASIPAVMRQLARWYDVTVRFEGAPSTRSFSGEIGRDLSLQQVLAILETMKIHYKINNREIIITE; encoded by the coding sequence ATGGACCACCAAAGATTAGCTGATTTACTAAAAGCCTATGCCGACAATTCCATCACCCTGGAAGAAACCGACGAATTGCTTACCTGGCTCGAAACTCATCCCAATCATCCCATGGCGGAAGAAGTGGGAGAGGAATTCCTGCTCGCCAATCAGCATGTCACCACTAACCTGGAACCATACCAACACATTGCCAGTAAAATTCTGGCCACCGACCGACCTGTCATCCGCAAGGTCTTCCCCATTAAACGCATACTATCATATGCAGCTGCCATCGCATTGTTAATGGGTGTATTATTATACAATCTGTTAAAAGAGAACCACCAGCCTGTTATTATTGCTAAAACTATAACACCTGCCATCAACGGCGCCATCCTTACCCGTGGTGATGGCCGGCAAATTAACCTCGATACCTTACAGTCCACCAACCTGGGTAAAGAAGAGGGCACAGCTATTAAATTACACAAAGGACTACTGGCCTATGAAGGTTCGAACAACAGTGGAAACATGGTCTACAATACCATTCACACTCCCAATGGCAGAACCTTTCATGTCCTCCTGCAGGATGGCACCGGCGTATGGCTGAATGCCGGTAGCTCCATCACATACCCCGTTGCATTCAACGGTAAAACAAGAGAAGTCAGCATTACAGGAGAAGTCTATTTTGAGGTTGCCAATGCTGTCAATCAACCATTCAAAGTGAACATCGACGACAGGGCATGGGTACAGGTGCTGGGAACTGCATTTAATATCAACGCCTACAAAGATGAACCTTACATCGCCACTACTTTAATTCAAGGTGCTGTAAAGGCTGGCTACCGCCAACAGGAAGCCATTCTGCATCCCGGTCAGCAGGCGCTCGTCAACGCAGATGGTGCTATGCAGTTAAAAGAAATAGCACCCACCGCCATCACCGCATGGCGCAATGGTCTCTTCCATTTCGATAACGCTTCCATCCCCGCCGTCATGCGCCAACTGGCCCGCTGGTACGATGTAACCGTCCGCTTCGAAGGTGCTCCATCTACCCGTTCCTTCTCAGGTGAGATCGGCCGTGATCTCAGTCTGCAGCAGGTACTGGCCATCCTTGAAACAATGAAAATTCATTATAAAATCAACAACAGGGAAATTATTATCACAGAATAA